DNA sequence from the Nicotiana tomentosiformis chromosome 3, ASM39032v3, whole genome shotgun sequence genome:
GAGCTAAGTATTGTAATGAGTTAGGCTAAAGGTTCATTTTCTTAACAGTCTAAAAGAAgatgaataaaataataaaagaaagtCACTTATTTGACAGGATGCAAGTAGCTCTATTTATTTGAAGCCAGACGTAAGGACCTGCAACAAAAAATTTGCCCACTAGCTTGTCAAACAAAATAAGCAAATACATAACACAGAAAGTGAAGTTCATATTCCCCACAGGTGATAGACAAATGAACACACAGAAATGAGTACACAACAACAAAGAAGAAGCCTCATAAGCTTAATATAGGTAAAGTCCAGATATTCGTCCCTTTGATGCAAATTGCTGTATACATATCACCAGCAAAGTGGTACTGATCTCATACAGAGTTGACCAACATTTACATAGTGCAAATAGCAAAAATTTTACCACATAGGTTAACAAGTTTTTTTGATAAGTCACTTGGATTAACAAGTTTAGACCCCCCAATCGAAGTATAAACAACTTTGAATTGAAACTGATCCTGATGATCAGCCTAGAAGCTTTTTTCCTGACTGCTCCATAGACTGACCAACTAAACAAAGACTTCAACAGTTGCAATGGCATGGCCCAATTATATTTTGTTGCAAACTGTTGTGAGGCTATCAAAAATTAAACAttttttttcggaaaatattttattattttaacatTTTATAGATGCTTTTCAGACAATGTTTTTTTTTGGATCGGTAAAGTAAATAGAGCTTTATACTTTACAATGTCTTTTCAGACAATAAAAATGATATAAGTAGGAGAGAATGGCTACAAAGTCGAAGAAAGGAATGGAGTAGAGTGAGTAGACAATGTAGTTTACTTATTTAGAGCAAAGATGCTTAGGCTAATGATTCGGGTGTGGAAAAATATTTGTTCACATTTACTTCTCAAAAACCAAtagaacaaaaaagaaaatataagcTAGCACCATGGAGAGAGACCTGTGTAGCTACCCTAGATGAGGCTTCATTAGTTGTAGAGATAATAGGGGCAGACTTAGATGATTATGATCACATGTAAAATAAATCTCAAAGTTAGCAACATCCAACATAAAATAATGAGGTGCAGCAATTTCAGAAAGATTTAAATATTCTGTAGCAATAAGTGTTTCTATGTAATAGATCTATGATCTATCAACCTAAAGAATGAAGGTTCTACCAATTCATACTAGGAGGGGAAGTGATCAGGCATATGAGGCATGAAAACATGATGGTTATAAGGTTTCTATGATATTATTCATATCTATCACACAGCCGATACCTAAAACCTTACTGTAAGAAGGAACTTGAGTGTAAATTGCTTGAGCAAATGTGAAAAAATGTGAAACTGTTGGTCAAACAAAACTAGTACAGATTCACTACTTAAAGACCACCAATATATGGTGCTAAAAACAACCATATGGAGAAAATAGGAGCTTCAAAGCTGCTCAATGCATGTTCAAATACTCAGTGGCCGAAAAAGAACTAACTTTTGTATGATAGGATGCAAGACATTTTACCCATCACATCCTTGGGTGCTTCTAGTGCAAATCCTTGAATATCTATCAGCCTGATATCAGGCTTTTGTAGACATTGCTGTGAAATCACGCAGGAAGATTGTAATGTAATTCACCTATAAAAAAGATGGGAGAAAAAAGAACAACCAGACATTCTTTCTCTTTTAATCGTCTTATCCTGACACTCATAACCTTATTAGGCATTCAAGTCTACGAAATGACTTTACGGCATTCCGAGCTTAAAATAAATTCCAATACAAAGCTCATATATGAGGAGAGAGAGCCTTCATATTCCTAAACGTGATCCTCAGGGAACAAACGTAACATAAGTAGGAGAAACGACCCCTCTTCGTTTTCCTTCACTACCTCAGActtaaagaaaataaagtttctCCTTAACAGAGTGAATTACAATTAAAGTAGCCATCTTTATagtccaacaacaacaacaacaacaacccagtataatcccactagtggggtctggggaggttagtgtgtacgcagaccttacccctaccctggccCCTACCCTggcccctaccctggggtagggAGGCTGTTTCCAagagaccctcggctccctccctccaagaactccccaccttgctcttggggtgactcgaacacacaacttcttggttggaagtggagagtgcttaccactagagcaacccccTTTATAGTCCAACTTCACGAAATCATTCATAATTCTTCGGCGTTCGGTGGTGGAAAGAAAGACCATTTTTTCTTGACAAAGTAAAATTTCTAATCAAGCGAAGCAAAATTTCACCTCCTGTTAGTCCACAACTGGATATGATTTATGCTAGCATTATTAATCCTAGAGAAAGTTGCCCACTTTTTATCCATAATCACTCAACGCCAGTCAAATCCAGGTTGAAACTTATTAGAAATTGGCAGATTACCATAACACTTCTCACTATCCTACATTTCTTAATCCCCATAATTATAGTACCAAACAGGTAAATCAAAATATAGATCTATATTTTCACCAACCATTCCGTATTAAAATCAAAGAGAAacgtaaaaaataaaaagaaaaaaaaattccccGTGTTTAACAATTGCATAGAAATGAATGCACACACGCATATATATGAAGTATAAATGGGAGAAAGAAGTTTGTTATTGTACGGACCGTTCATGTGACCGATGAGCTTAAGCTCATCTTGGGCTTCCTCAATTAACTCTTCAACCTGGCCACAACCAAGCCGTTTCTCGATCATTTCCGAATCTCCTTCCTCCTGGCAGACACTGAGGCGGTGGCGGGTGAAGCTTTCGACGGCTTTCCGGTATCCCTCGTCTTCCGGAACAGCCTTGATCTCTTCTAGGGTTTTCCTGTAAAGATTAATCAGAACTTCCCTCGCATTTGGGACCACATCGAGACCTACAATCCCTGTTGTCTCCTTCACTTTCGCCATCATCATCAACGGCCTCGCTACTCTTCGGAGAAACATTTTCGTTCGCTTTCTGACTCGCTCTTCGCTCACTCTTTGACTCGGGTTTGCACCACGGGAACCCACTGTGAGACGTGAGCTCTCAAAGCTAAAAACCTTCAGCTGATTGACTGATATTGGGCCTGTTTCGCAATGATCCGAAGTAGTTGGGTTGGGCTCACCTTTCGAATAATGATGGGCCTTGACTCATTTTGGCCATGTTTTGAACCGTAAATACAACGTAGAAAACTACTTTCTCCGCTTGTTCAGTTGTGTTGTTTAGGGTTTTAACGCCGTATACCCCCTCTATAAAGTTACATTGTATACCCATAAAGAAATTACATCTCATATCTTGATAGAGAATCTTATGCGTGTAACAACCACTATTAATAAGGGGATAATATCCCTTAAATGTAGCTATAATTATTAAAACGTGTACTCAGTGAATTTTGAGATTCACATATCTCCTAATTAAACCATATTCCTATTTTCTATCAGAACTTCCTGTGATATTGTATACTCTATACTTTCAAATCTTCCCATATATTATGAACACaccacaatattctaatttggaatacaattCAAATCGAATATATCACAATATTCTAATGACAAGTATAATATCTAAACCAAGCATATCACAATATtctaatttaaaatatattattcaaactaaatataccataatattttaatttgtaatatatttttcaaatattataatattctaatttggaatacaacATTCAAACTAAATATACAATAATATTCTAATTTGAAATACAGTATTCAAACCGAACACACtataatattctaatttggaatacaatattcaaataatattttaaattggaATAAAATATCAAaccaaatattttataattttttaattttgaaaaatctggtttgaatactgtattccaaattagaatagtGTGGTATATTTGATTTGAATACTATATTCAAAATTAGAATATTATCGTATGTTTAATTTGAATAttatattccaaattagaatattgtgcTATGTTcgatttgaatattgtattctaaattagaatattatagttgtttgatttgaatattgtatttttCATTAGGATATTGTGATGTATTAGTTTAAATAGCATattctaatattttattttagtttagaTATTGTATCCCTAATTAGAACATTTTCAtcttattttgtttttcttttgattACATAGATGAAGGAGAAGAAAAAAATTATGGAGGACTTCATAGAGAAATTACTaaggtttggactttttggtaAACATGTATAATTTTAATTTCTTAAAACGTCGGATGATGGAGTGTTTTAATGGATTTATTAAGTTAGAGTGAGAGATAATTTAGTTCCTTAAAAGGTAAGATTTATTTAATGGCATATAATGATATTAAGAGTTTAAAAGTAATAAACTTTTATAAAGTAGGTATACAaggtaaaataaatatttcaaagGTATATGGAGTTAACTAGCATTTTCAGTGGGCATACCGTGTAAATTactcttatttattttttctgggaagttttcagaaagataaacccTTTAGAAAACAGTTTTATATAGCTACTCAGTATTCATAACTCTAGATGACGGCTTTAGGTTGCTACGTTGCCGACATAAGTACATATTAATATGGAATAGAACcccctatttatagaaaaaaatgacttagccaccaagtaataaaccctaaaatctctctaaaatatagacattcatcataaataaaatactatttataacacctccccccttgaatgtctattcaacagataatgtgtctcgttaaaaccttaactaaaataaaattcagtaaaaaaaattctagtgaaggaaaaagagtacatatGTTTAGAAATacaccttttggttgcctcgttaaaaaccttgtaagaaaaacctaatgggacaaaaccttgtaagggaaaaagagtacaacgcgtattaatatgagagcatcaattcacatccttgagccttcacaTTCCAATCTTGTGCATCATCTTCAAAAGATCATTGGTAgatatttgaaaaacaaactatattaacttgaatgaatatgttgcaccttgaaatcatcattctAGATAGATATGTAATGTCATCATATAATGTCGTGGAATGACTTTTTCAATATCTCCATTGAGGTAAAAATTATTGCTAtcacattatcatgcttatagttatagcaaCTAGCAAGATACATATGTGCACAAATTGCATATAGAATATGGTACTTTAAAATACATACCCCCCAAATTATGAAAAGCTCTCCGTACAAATAACGTTTATTTCCCTCAACGGTAACAAAATTTCCCCTCTCTAGGAAAGTGGTGCTCACGCACCGTCTAATGGGCACGTCGACAGGCACCCAATCGGCGTGTCACATGGTGCTCCCTGCCCCTACTACGATGGCGACTAACACTGAGAAAGAAATTTCCCAGAAAGTCGATTATGCAACTGCAGTAGCAGCTCTCGCAAAATCCAAAGGTAAAAGATTGGGGGATCCGAATGTCAAGGCAAGGATCACTACCTACAACGGAATGCCTGTTATCATCTTTAAATCTATTGATTACTATGGTGTGATGGATAGGGAATGCAAATTCACTGTCATTGGCAAGTTCTTAAGGAATCGCCTAAATATCGAGCGTATTAGGTCTGTTTTTGCAGAGAAAAATCTCACTTAAAGGAGAGGTCAGAATTGGGGCCTATGACTTTCGTATTGTCTTCATCGATTTTACTAACGGTAAGGATTGAAAAACTGTATGGTACAAACGATCTATTGAAATTGACGGAATGGTCATGTGGTTACAAAAATGGTCACCAGATTTTAGACCGGAGGAGGATTCCCCAATAGTACCAATTTGGGTACTGCTGTTGGGACTTCCATTTCATTGCCATACATGGTATTATGTAAAGCAGATTTTGAGCCCAGTTGGTGAACCTCTATCCATGAATTTAGCCACGAATTATGAAACTAGGCCAGATATATCCAAGGTCAGGGTGGAGGTGGATCTAACAAAGCCGCTTCTACAATCTGTGTGGGTTGGTCAGGAGGACGAATCCAATCCTCTAAAGGGAATCACTCAGAAATTGGAATATGAGGGAGTACCAAAATACTGTAAACATTGTTGGATTTTATGCCACTCAATTGTTCAATGCAGAATTCTAGAGAAGGAAAGGCAAAAGGAAAAGGAAGCCAAAAACAAGGAATCAGAAGAGAAGAATGCCAACAGTGAAAAAAACCAAGAAGATGTTGGGAATCAAAAAGAGTTTGAAGCTAGTAAAACTAATGGGAATCAGGATAAACAGGCGGGTCAACAAAAAAAGGGAATAGAGGAAGCTGGTACATCTAATAAGGGAATTAAACTTGGGCAGAACATCAAGAAAGCGAATAATAAGAATCAATGGCAAGTCCCCAACACCAAGAGAAACATGCAAAAGAGAAAGGAAGAGGAGAGAGCCAAGGAGCATGATGACAAGAAGAAGAACTCTAATCAAGGAAAAAACAAGAAGATGAATTAATCAGTAAAGGGAGAATAATCAACAAAAAGAATAagcaaaagaagaggaaaaaaatGCCGCAAAAAAAAGCATAATTCTATTCAAACCTGCTGCTGTACAAAGAAAGAGTAAGAAGAAGGATAAAATGAGCAAGCTAAGCAAAATACAAACCCTGCCAAATACAGTAGTTGAAGATATGCTTAAAGAGTTTACTAAGTCTAATTATGATGAACACGGAAAGGAAGATCAATGCAAGCAGAATGGTTCTACAGGGGCACTAGCCAATGCCAGAGTGACAGTGACAGAAGAGAATAGCTTGACCAATATTGCAAGGGAAGGTCATAGAAGGCATCCTAACAAGGCAATTCCCAAACTTACTTCACAAGACGTGGCGAAGAGCAACAATGGGGGTAATATCAGACGTGATCCtatagaaaatgaaaaaaaaagtttAGCTCTGATCAAGCTCTCCTGGAGAGTACACAAGATGAAATGTAATGACATAAGAGAACAATGTGAAGAGGATATATGTGAGACAGGGAAGAGGGAACATATATGTCAACATTTTCAAACAAGTAGCATTGACATATAGCTTAAAAAAGCACCACCAATCCAAATGGTTGTGGACTTATGCTGCAACAATACTTCTAATTGCGACAGGCAGAGAACTTCAGAGGAAGGAGTAAACGTACAACATCTAGATGAACCATCTACAGAACCAAAAAAAGATAAGGAAAGAGGAAATTCAGGAAACTCAAGGAATATTCAAAATGACGATGACGCAGATAATGGAAATTGGTCATCTAATGGCAGAGGAAGAAGCAGACAAAGAGGAAGAGGAAAGAGAGTCATAGAAAAAATAAGGGCCTCAAACCTCTAGTTTTCCATGATTAGTGCAATATTCTGGAATATTAGAGGGGTAAGGTTCAAAAAGACTATTCACATATTAAAAAATATTGATCAACATCAATAATAATGACTTTATTGCTATCTTCGAACCTTTCATTGATAGTGGAAAGATTGAGGGCTATAAAAACTTCTCGGGTTTTCAACACTGCCTGGCGAATGCCAATGGCCAAATCTGGTGCTTCTGGAATTGTCAGGCTGAGGTAGCTGCCAATGAAGAACAACAAGTCGCCTTGCACATTAAAGGCAAGGATATGAGTGATATACACGTCACTACAGTATATGCCAAGTGTACTTCCACAGAGAGAAAGGATCTTTGGGCTGAACTTGAAGACATTAATAATGACATTGCTGGCCCATGGTGCATTGGATGAGATTTTAATGTGATCATGGACAcagaagagaaatttggggggagGAGGGGGGGGGTGGTCAGGCCTCATCGAGCTCATAGAAGCTTTGATTTGGAGTACACAGGTTATAGGTAATGCTATGTGGAGATTGAAATTCAAATTACAGGCCCTTAGTAAAAGGCTAGACCAATGGTCTAGAGAAAGCCTAGGAGACATCTACGACCAGTTCAACAATTGGGAAGCAAAAGTGCAACAACTTGAAGAACTTGACCTTCATATGAACACTGAAGACAGCAAAGAGGAATTAAACAAAGCTCATGCGGAGTATGTTAAATGGCTTGGAGTACAAGAAAGTATATTAAGGCAAAAATCACAAATAAAATGGTTTCAGGAAGGCGACTACAACACTAGCTATTTTCACGGTGTGCTTAGAGATAAAAGAAGATTGTACCTGCATAGAATTAAAAATCACAGGAACATGTGGGTCAAAGGAAACGACAAAATTGCGAAGGCTgctataaaatattttgaaagtcTGTTCAACATGGAGGATCCAGTCATGAACTATCAACTCCTTGAATGCATTCCTACTTGTGTTTCCACATAGGAGAATGAATCCCTTATTGCTATCCCATAAATGAGTGAAGTCAAAGATGTTGTGTTCAGTATAAATGCCAGTAGTGCAGCGGGTCCGGATGGCTTCAATGATGTTTTCTTTCAAAGCTGCTGGGAGATAATCAAAGATGACATCATAGCCTTTGTACATGAAGTTTTTAACAACAAAAATCTCACTAAGTTCTATTCTCACTCATGCTTGATTCTTATACCAAAAATGGAGTCACCAACTTGTTTCTCTGAACTTAGGCCCATAAGTCTGACTAACTTCACAACCAAGATAATTTCTAAGATTCTGGCAGGAAGACTAAATATTTTTCTCCCAAcgattatatcaaacaatcagaGTGATTTTGTGAAGGGCAGACTCATAACAGAGAACGTCATACTTGATCAAGAAATAATACAAGGTATTGGCAAGGAGAATAGAGGGGGTAATTTTATCATGAAGCTAGACATGGCCAAGGCTTACGACAGATTATCATGGTCGTTCTTAGCCTCAGTGCTGAGAAGGTTTAGTTTTGCAGAACAATGGATTGATATTATATGGAGATTGATATCAGATGTTTGATATTCTATAGTGATCAACAGAACCAGGAAGGGCTTTTTTACTTCTTCACAAGGCCTTAAACAAGGAGACCCTTTGTTTCTATCCTTGTTCATCATTGCGACATAAGTTCTATCTAGGTCTCTCAATAGGCTACACTCCAATCCTGATTTCACCCCTTTCTACATGAACCAAAGGGGCCTCAAAGTCAATCACCTTGCCTACGCGGATGATATAGTAATCTTCAATGGGGGTAATAATAAGTCTATAAGATTGATCATGAAGCAAATTAGCAAGTATGAGAAAGCTTCTGGGCAAAAAGTCAGCAAAAAAAAACTTCTTTCTCACTGACCCTAAAGCAAGAGCCCACAGAATCAATAGAATGAGGGAAACTACCGGTTTCATGAACAAAAACTTCCCTTTCAATTATCTTGGATGCCCATTATATGTGGGTAGAAAGAAACTTTCCTACTTCGATACTATGGTCGATAAAATTACTAAGAGGTTGAATGGGTGGCAAGGCAGGCTTTTGACTTGTAGGGGACGTATGGTCCTCATAAAAAGTGTTCTTCAATCCCTCCCGATCTATACTCTATCTTCTATGAGCCCCCCAAAGGGCACCTTAAAATTGATTGGAAAATATTTTGCTAAATTCTTCTAGGGTTCTACAAGGGATAAGAGAAATTTCCATTGGAGGTCCTGGAGGAATCTTTACTTCCCTAAGGATGAGGGAGGAGTTGGTGTTAGGTCCATAGAAGACATCAGCAATACTATCGCCATGAAAAGATGGTGAAGATTTAGAACTGTTGATTCCATATGGGCATCTTACCTTAGAGCTAAATATTGCATCAGATCACATCCCGTGGCTAAAAAATGGACATCGGGTAACTCGCATGCCCGGAAATATATGACCCAAATAAGGAGCAAAATGGAGAGTTGTATATACTAGAAAGTTAACAAAGGCACTTGTAACTTTTGGTGGGATAACTGGTCGGGAAAGGGTGCTTTAGCAGACTTATTTCCCCATAGGAGAAAGAGCAAGACCACCACTGTGAGGGAATTCATTACAGAGGAAGGCTGGGATATGACGAAGTTGACTAATACACTTGATGGCCACACAACTCTACAAATCAGAGACATTGCTCTAGGAGACACTAACAAGGAAGATTATTCCATTTGAGAGGCTGGTTCAAATGTCCACTACACTAACAAGAGTGCTTGGCTGATGATCAGGAACAAGAAGAGAAGAATGACACCTTAAACAAGATGTAGCTCAATTGCATACCTTTCAAAATCTCTTTCCTTGCTTGGAGATTTTACCTTGGTAAGCTTCCTTTTGATGAAATTATTGCTAAATTTGGTAATCACATTATTTCTAGATGCAGGTGTTGTGAGAGTCCTAAAGAGGACACCATTCAACATGTCTTCATTTGAGGGGGACGCAGCCAAACATCTATGGAATAGCTTTGGAGCTCCTATGGGCATCAAACATGAAACCTGGCTAGTTAGAAAAGTTCTCAAAAATTGGTGGGACAAGAAGCCTAAGAACAATATTCACAAGTTCATTCTTCGAGCAACACCATTAGCTATTAGCTGGGAAATATGGAAAAATTAGACAACATGTCGATATAGTGAGCAAAAGCTGGGAAAATGGAGCATCAAGTAATATGGACTAACCAAGAAGCTCTGAGTATGACCTTCCCTAAATGCAAAGTTACATGTCCACGGCCTATGTTTTGTGAAAAAGTAGAGCATCTGAACCCAACTCCAATAGTGCATCAAGTAACCTGGCAAAAACCCCCCATTGGGAGGATTAAAGTAAATACCGATGGAAGCTTTCTAAAAGATACGGGAAGAGCTGGAATATGAGGCACAGTAAGAAATGACCAAGGTGATCTGATAATGGCCTTCTCTTTTCCAGCCCAAAGCAACACCAACAATAGCACTGAAGCAATGGCTGCTAAAGTAGGACTCCAATGGTGTATACAGCAGGGGTATAATGACTTATATCTGGAGATTGACTCTCAGATAGTAGCTAATATGCTCA
Encoded proteins:
- the LOC104120359 gene encoding probable NADH dehydrogenase [ubiquinone] 1 alpha subcomplex subunit 5, mitochondrial; translated protein: MFLRRVARPLMMMAKVKETTGIVGLDVVPNAREVLINLYRKTLEEIKAVPEDEGYRKAVESFTRHRLSVCQEEGDSEMIEKRLGCGQVEELIEEAQDELKLIGHMNEWKPWGVPDDYECEVIENDAPVPKHIPLHRPGPLPEEFYKTLEAVTSGTLETSKKDEPAIASGESQPK
- the LOC138908135 gene encoding uncharacterized protein, with the protein product MVMWLQKWSPDFRPEEDSPIVPIWVLLLGLPFHCHTWYYVKQILSPVGEPLSMNLATNYETRPDISKVRVEVDLTKPLLQSVWVGQEDESNPLKGITQKLEYEGVPKYCKHCWILCHSIVQCRILEKERQKEKEAKNKESEEKNANSEKNQEDVGNQKEFEASKTNGNQDKQAGQQKKGIEEAGTSNKGIKLGQNIKKANNKNQWQVPNTKRNMQKRKEEERAKEHDDKKKNSNQGKNKKMN